In one Nomascus leucogenys isolate Asia chromosome 13, Asia_NLE_v1, whole genome shotgun sequence genomic region, the following are encoded:
- the LUZP6 gene encoding leucine zipper protein 6, with translation MHRFCIKSVISYALYQVQTGSLPVYSSVLTKSPLQLQTVIYRLIVQIQHLNIPSSSTHSSPF, from the exons ATGCATCGC TTTTGTATTAAATCAGTCATTTCATATGCACTGTATCAAGTACAAACAGGTAGTTTACCTGTTTATAGTAGTGTACTAACAAAGTCTCCCTTGCAGCTTCAGACTGTTATCTATAGGCTTATCGTTCAAATACAGCACTTGAATATCCCAAGTAGTTCTACGCATAGCTCACCTTTCTAA